The nucleotide window AGATATGATGAGTGGTGGTTGTGTCTGATGGATGTGAAATATTATCCTTGAGCTAATCATGCAGGAAATActtaagcctcctgagtcggccgtagatcgagtcttgttccagtaacccccatacttgtttcgtgctgccacttgtccctgccgtatgtagggtacggttcagtaagttgtcaacccccgtctagcacacaccgtacagagagaccgcgatgagggttccatggccctggattaaagccagtcatccgttccgggggcatgggtgttttcggttgtagccgaagggggtagctcccccagtttgcgcgcggtataaattttgtgatcccatgctagtcgaggttgtagcctccccacttagagttttgcttaacaggtgtcaagggtgattccagacactggtgagttaggctggtgtgtgcggtcaggTATGTTTTCAATCAAAAGACCAtggacggaattagtcccgatggactaaaggaatctgttgctagtgggtaaagagtactccctctgcagagatattaaacctattcgaatagccgtgtccatggttaaggactacagtctaggatgggtcaagtgtcggtcttagtgtcggtcttcggaggagaaactatTAAACCAGAATATTGATCATGACTTGTGATGCATGATggttatgattattattattatggactaaccatttatgttatttgaattattgagtatccctaggacggttctacctcctggatattcactatgATTATTTTTATacataagccctttatgtggtgtcgcacagacgcccgactgtggcatgcttgtcatttcatttacttataagccctttatgcggtgttgcacagacgcccgactgtggcatgcttgatATTTTAtctacttataagccctttatgtggtgtcgcttagacgcccgactgaggcatacTTTATATtgttatcctttcgaggcgtcgcttcagacacctgATCGGTGCATTCTATTTCTACTCGCTGATtgcatattcatatatgacatgattaacctgcttgcatgcatcatGAGCTTCATTTATGACTGACAAAGTAATCATGGAATATTTCAAAGCATGATTATCAGtggctatattatacctgtgttcttaatgtttgcgagtacattcaaagtattcactggcttgtccctggctattgtcttggccagatttcttgcgtggaaaggaacgttgcgatgacagccccggaacctacgcaatggagatagcagcctcgcaaagataggagttatcctggtcagctgttcctgtgggaaatggagtcccatagacgccgatgatccgcaaaccgcttccgccatcaaccactagaaaccaattgttgtacccataggccagaatggtcttgtactacatattttgtagtttgcttggagtttctgtaacaagttggtgtctcatcagctaacagtaatcatGGGACTGGTGAGCAAAAGGGCCGCTTTTaggaaattaatatcccgaaaaaCTGGTCCTGACAACTTATCAGGGTCCTTATTTATTCTACCATATGGAAAACTTTAGCTCAATGCACCGACAACACGCGGCATACGCCACGCGAGCATGGCTAGCTAGTCACCAACAAACAGTTAACATCAATGAACTTCAAGAAAAAACAATTAACATCAACACTATGAGATGAGCTGGTATTTCCATCTACAAATTTATGACGTATAACCGAAAAAGGCTCTCACCCCGcttttatatataaagcaacgaCCATACAACCCAGTGCTTACAACTTGACATCACACAAAACACACCCAAGGCAAGATACAATGGTGcaaatttgcaaaaaaaaaaaaagataCAATGGTGCAAGACACGGCTACGTCGCCCAAACCACACACAAAGAGATGAAGCTGCGCCCAACGAGGACTCTAAGATGGCGCCTCCAAGAAGATTACGACACCGGAGTGTTGCCGACGCCCGATCCAAAGGATCAAACTATTCACGCCAAAACCACCGGAAGGAAGCCACAACGATGCCGTCAAAAAGTATACAACGCCAACGGACGCCATCACCGTCGGCCTGGCCAAGGCCAGACATGGAATGACCCAGGCAATAAAACCCCGCCTCCGAAAAGTGGTGCGACCAATCACGAGGACACCCGCCGCACCATCCTCATTGAACATCGAGCACCGGTCACCATGCCCCTCTCACGACCATGATAACCAGCCCACACCTGTGCCGTGGTGTCGCCCACGAGCACTGCACCTCCCACCACCAGGCCCGCCACCCTAGCATCCGAGATCCCAACACCACCCCAGTTGAGACGCGCAGCTACGCCGGCGAAAGTGATGAGCGGAAGATCCCTCCTGTCCCACCCTTGGGAAGCCACCATGATGGATGGTGATGGGGAGTGGACCGAGGGCCGAACTAGGCCGCTTGCAAATGAGCCGACGCTTGGCTAGGTGCCAGTCGTTGCCGTAGCCAAACATGCTGATCTACCGTGGATCAACCACGCCGTACGAAGGACACCGCACCCAGGGGACAGAGCCACACCGTGCCGCTGCCATCCACGACAGGAGCAGCAGCCACATCGGGCCACTACCCAACCCACGTCGCCCTCCAAGATCCATGCGTCGGATCTGTCTAGCACGCACCACACGTCGCCCATATCTGGAGAGCCGGGCACCTGCCACCGCAGGTCACAGCACCATGCACTCGCCCGCGAGCAGCCTACCACGACACCGTCGCGACAACCAGCACCGCCGCCTGTCAGCGCTTAGCGCCGCGCCCTGAGCCATGGTTGCGTCCATCTCGTCGTCCGCGATGTAGATCCCTAGGTTGGGGGAGAAGGCTCCCTGCCGccgagaggaggaaggagggggtCCAGGCCCAGTGGCGGCGCGTTGCCTCCCCTGCTGCCTACATGATCGTCAAAGGAGTGGATAGGGGGAATACTTGCTTCTTCACCCTAGCGTTTTCCATGATAAATACCATTTACAACGTATAATGAATCCAATCCAGCCAAAAAAATGAAAACATGGACGAAGGCAGCCTCACCCGTCTTTTTAAAAGAGAGGAATTGGTCGTTTCATACTCATGTATTTGTATTTATGTATACAATCCACATTGAATCATTGGCATGTTAAAGTCAATTAATTATCTACAACTACCAATAGTACCACAATGAACCATTCCCATGCAATAAAGTCAATCCTCACGATTGGCCGCGCCACCGCGCATCATCTGGCTGAACTCCTTGAAGTCGACGCGGCCGTCGCCATTGGCGTCGACCTTGTTGATCATTTGGCGGCATTCCTCAACGGTGCGACCCTGCTTGAGGCCGAGGCTTGCCAGCACGGACCGCAGCTCTTCAATGGTGATGTAGCCGTCACCGTTCTGGTCGAAGACACTGAACGCCTCcctcatctcctcctcctcatcgccCATGTTGCCACCGTTAGGCCCATCGCCTTCATCGAGGATGGAGCGATATAGTAGGCCGAACTCCTCGACGTCGATGCAGCCATCACCGTTGGTATCAATCTTGGCCATGGTTGCGTCCATCTCGTCGTCCGCGATGTAGATCCCTAGGTTCTTGAGCAACTCACCTAGCTCCTTCTTGGTGATCTGGCCGTCACCGTTCTTGTCGAACATCTGGAAGACCTTCCTTAGCTCCGACTCATCCACCCTGCTGCTCATGATTTTAGCTCTTGGCCGTTCTATTTGCATTATATGTCGTGCAATCGAATGCTCATGGGGTTAATGTTGGAAACGACATTGGCGAAGTAGTCGGTGATTGGTTTTGTTTTCGAGGAGAATAGGCTGTGTGGTGTGGAGGGAATAGCGGTGCCTCTTTGCCAAGAGAAGAGAGATGGAATTAAGGTGTGGCTTAGTTCTTTTTTTGGCCATACTAGCTATTCTGGACATTCAATGCACACCTTTTTGTCTATTTCTTATCTCTTTTGTCTAAAAAAAGACAAGGTTTAGTCTCTTACCTCAAAACTAGTTGAATGCCCGTGCCTTGCCACAAAATATAGAAATAGAGATATTAATCAAAGCATAGTGAAAAAACTCAAAGTATCATTATAATTTACAATGTGTATGATGATTGTGTTGCGACAAATATTGCCTTAAACTTACCAAATAAGCAAAACCCAAGTGACTTGTACAGTTGTACTTAAATTTCAAGTGCACATATATACATACTAGAAGAACGCCCGTGCGTTGTAACGGGGCCACATTAACTTTAAAAGTTCAATATCAATTATGTTTACTAGTCATCAACCCGTGCCCCAGCACGGGCTAGCTAATGTTTACTATTTATGACTTATGAAACTGAAGAAGTAAAGTTTCAGGGAAGAATAATAATGTTATAAACATGTAATTTTCTTCAATGATACCAGGAAAATAGGATTACAATTGTTTGATGAAGTTGTGATTAGATGGTTTGCATGAATTTTTCCCTTTTGGTCATCCCATTTCTCATAATTTTCAAATAAGTTATTTATTTGACATGAATATGAAGGCAGTATTGCTGGTCCACATAGTTGCAAATGTGAAGTTCGTTTTATATACATTTTCCTCTAACGATCTAAAATTTTAAAATTATATAATTTCTGGGAATCTATGTTTACTTGTAACAGATTGTGAGGTGCGTTGAAAATACACAATTTACAAAATATATGGGaatcttatatttctttatgcTTCTTCATGAAATATCATTTTATTATCCACAAATCTGTTGAATATGTTTTTTCGTGATTCCTGCAAAGGCATATTATTATGTCAAGATGAGAGGGCAATCATTTGCTTTCATGTTTTGGTCGCCGAGAACAAATTTATGCACGTTGTCCTACATGTAATACATGCAATTCCCGAAACCATAAAAAACACATTTGCCTATATTAAAAATGAATAGTTACCCTAACTTTATTTCTACCAATGCTGGAGTGGAATGACACTAAATTAAATGTATGATTTTTCTCTTTGTTAATTATCTTTTATTTCCATAAATGCTGGATAGATGCCTTGAATTTATTATTTATGCCCTTAGTTAATCATCAGTTTATTATAGAAATAATATATTGAACTGGGGATCTCTAAATATTTTTTTGTAAGACGTATATTTTAGTCACTGGACTCCTAAGTGTACAAATATCTCATTGCTTTTTTAGTCACTGGCTGTAAATATGAAAATATGAGAACATTGTCACGCATCATCCATACAGATAGCTCATTGTTTTTCCTTCTTTGTACGTATACGAAATTCTGGATTTAATGTTGTTCTGTGTTCTTAACAATGAGTTGTTCCATGCACATACATATATGTATGAACAATTGTGCAAAATAGCTAATTAAATAGAACTATTACCCAAGACTACAACGTCATTACCTGGGTTGCCTGCAGAAATTAATAATCAAATATTACTATGCGTCTATGCGCTACTCCAGTCTAGACTCTAGACTACATGATACAATTATTAGTTACCATTGTTGCTTGCATGGCTGAGGCTGTATACTGTAACATGAAAAGCTGTCATCAAGGCACTTGTACGTTGTCATTGATCCACCACTGATTCAAATATCTTTTGCTGAAGATAATCTCACCGTGCAACCATGAGGACTATTATTAATACTCAGCCAATCATGTGAAAAGAAAGAGAGAGAATGTGATGTCTTTCCCCAGTATAGTATGATGATTTGTGGGCAGCGTTGCCTCTTGTCCAGCTTTTTAAATTCAGTACATATAGAAGGCATGGATTTGAGAGATAAAGAATCTAATAGCACATATGCCTCTAAATATAGTTATTTCTAAAATGAGATTGATCGTTGGACTTCCAATCAATGTAATTCATAGGATCCACAAATAAGGATTTCAGTAAATGTTTTCATTCTCTTTGACTGATCACAAACATATTTCTGTGTATCTGCATGAAGCCAATTCCTCTAATCCGTTGGGAACTATTAGAAAAGCATGTGTGCAGACCAAGAAAACATCAAACAAAGAACAAACATTATTATTTCATATTTTTATCCTGCCTACCTGGTCTACTCTCTATTGATCTGCATCACGCAATGTATCTAGTTTCCCTTGGGTAGTCAGATGAGGAAACGTCTATTAAAACGCAGACAACCAAAGCAAGAGAAAGCCAACCTGTACTACAGCTGATAGCCAAGCAAGACTTGCAGGATCTTGACAGCAGGGATTGATCGAGGAGTTGGGTGATCTCATGCCCATGCTACCAAGGGAACCCAACCAAACGTCGTCATCGTCGGAAAGATGCTCGTACAGACCACCCCTGCAGGTTCTCCTCCCCTCCCTCCAATATACAATCTGGTGAACAGAAGTGCTGCAAGATAGACATGGAAAAAGGTCAATTTCTTGATCAGACATTATAGATCCACTCAAATTGGATTTAGAGTGTTATACACATCTTCAGCCCATGCATCAGCCATCTTAAATTGAAAAACTTAGAATATAGATACGATTTAAGGTTGGACGGGAGGGGATGGATTGATTGAGTCATATTCTTGTTGATGGATGCAGTACGGATGGTCGAAGATGACATTAAAATACGGGATGGAGAGATAGAGGATGGTAGAACTGCTCACATGGATCCCAGCCACCGGCGCACCTCCCACATGGCAAGCCCATCTGCAGCATCAGCTGGGTCGGCCGCCACCAGCTTTCTTGGATGAGACTTCGATCGTGCTTTTATTGGACGCAAGAAAAGAGGAGGAGCTACCATGGATTTTGGTTGTGGAAAAAGTCCTGGCAGCAGCGCATCAGGTTGAATCTATACCTGAACGGAGAGGAACCTGGTGATGGTCTTGTTTTAGTAAAAACGTGGTGATGGTCCTGTTCCTTGTGAGATATGGACTCCTATAACATTGTTTTTTTGTGAGATCTCAACTCCTATGACGTAGTTAGTTTAGGAGAATAAAGATTGGTTTTTTTATAACATGGATGCACAAAAGGAGTACTTAGGTAAGTAAAAGTTTATCAACCAATAACCACCAGTAATTATTCCACTTAAATAAATAAATGGTATACTTCAACCAATCAGAAAATTAGTGCAACAAAAAGGAGAGAAGTTATAAAATCAATCTATGTGGAAGATAAAAGATACACGGTAGTCATCTCCACAGATAGAACTGATACTTAGGAAAACAAATTGactccatgaagaagaaaaagaagaagacacCTCACGCTGCTGTTGCAGATGTTGTCGAACTGCATGGAACACTCACAACAGAGGACATGGTCCTTGGATTTCCCACTAATAGAACTCAGGTCTGTTTCCACAAAAAATAGTTAGAAAGCTAAAGTATGATGGAAAAAATTGTGTGTGTCAAAAATATAGTTGCCCAGATGAAATATCAGTTAATTAGTATTACTCATGAAGAGGCCTACAAATTATCGCGAGCAAATTTCGTACGGCTGCAAAATTGTCCCCAACAGATTCCAGTCCCTCTAGTAACATGGAACATTAAATTAAATAACAACAGTCTGTATATGTAATAAAACACATGTAGATAGAAGACCGAACCGTGAGATGGATTTGGGAGAACAATTAGTTGGGTTTGAGAAGTCAGAAGCAATGTTGTGTATCACCTACAATGTTTCGAATAGTTGTGCCATCTGTACATAGTAGCTCCTTTTCTTGGTGGCCTCATGAATGCCTGACAACAGCTGCTTCCTGATTTGTTTGAAATTGTCCTTAGTAGAGTCCTCCACCTCCTAGATCTGACTCATCTACTAAATACTAATCCAAAAATACATCCTTCTCCACTTCATTGCAGTTTGGTCTGACTCATCTACTAATCCAAAAATACCTCCTTCTCCACGTCATTGCAGTTTGGCCGTGGCATGGCAGCTAAAAGGTTAAAAGGTTAGGGTAGTAGAGATTCAAAGATCATGGAGGAAGGGGATGTGGAAGAAGCTAGTTGGATCTTTTAGAGGACTGCTATGGAAGACAGCAGATTAGACAGCAGGAGAAGTAGCTAGGAGCGCTAGGGTTTGTTGCTGGTAGGACTAGGGTTCCTACCGGCTCTACTGCGTAGGTTGTAGGGGCAAGGAGGGAGTGGACGCGGCGAGGAACGGGCGCGCCGGCGGCAGGGCGCCGtcgcggctagggttgagggcggcggcggcttggctgcggcggctagggtttccggCTCCTCTAGGAGCCGGGCAACAAAAGATAATAATACTCTTTATTGCTTGATCTCAAAACGATGTCTTACATGAGTATTTATAACTTTAGCCTAAGATAACTTGcctaagataacttgtgggcCAAGCCCCTAATACTAATGCTCGGTGGGCATCTTCCTAGTATAGACCAAGCCGGTCATAACATCTCTCCCCGCCTGCGcaaacagctcgtcctcgagctgaaAGTCTGGATAGTGTTGACGGAAATCCTCACGCTGCTCCCAAGTAGCCTCCTCCTCCGGAAGGCCCGCCCACTGAATTAGGACGAACCAGACGCCACGACGGAGCTGGGCCTGCAACACCTTTGCTGGCTCTGGAAGAATGCGACCATCGACGGTTGGAGGAAGCGCCGGAGGAGCCGCCGGTGGCTCGCCACGGAAAGGCTTGAGCAGCCccacatggaacacgtcgtggatGCGGGCGCGGGCTGGAAGCTGAAGACGATAGACCACCTTCCCAATGCGCTC belongs to Triticum urartu cultivar G1812 chromosome 7, Tu2.1, whole genome shotgun sequence and includes:
- the LOC125518193 gene encoding probable calcium-binding protein CML28 codes for the protein MQIERPRAKIMSSRVDESELRKVFQMFDKNGDGQITKKELGELLKNLGIYIADDEMDATMAKIDTNGDGCIDVEEFGLLYRSILDEGDGPNGGNMGDEEEEMREAFSVFDQNGDGYITIEELRSVLASLGLKQGRTVEECRQMINKVDANGDGRVDFKEFSQMMRGGAANRED